One region of Triticum aestivum cultivar Chinese Spring chromosome 6B, IWGSC CS RefSeq v2.1, whole genome shotgun sequence genomic DNA includes:
- the LOC123139404 gene encoding quinone oxidoreductase PIG3 produces MRAVAIASPGGPEALQVREVDDLPAPGEGEVLVAVAAAGVNRADTVQRQGRYPPPPGASPYPGLECSGTILALGANVPPRWAVGDQVCALLTGGGYAERVVVPAGQLLPVPEGVSLTDAAGLPEVACTVWSTVFMTSHLSPGESFLIHGGSSGIGTFAIQIAKHLGVKVFVTAGSEEKLAACKGLGADVCINYKTEDFVARVKEETDGKGVDVILDNIGASYLQRNLNSLAVDGRLFIIGFMGGTTTEVNLQAMLARRLTIQAAGLRNRSLANKAQIVSEVEKNVWPAVVSGKVKPVIYKTFPLSEAAESHKLMETSSHIGKILLIP; encoded by the exons ATGAGGGCGGTGGCGATCGCGAGCCCCGGCGGGCCGGAGGCGCTGCAGGTGCGCGAGGTGGACGACCTCCCGGCGCCGGGGGAGGGCGAGGTGCTCGTCGCGGTGGCCGCCGCCGGCGTCAACCGCGCCGACACGGTCCAGCGGCAGGGCCGGtacccgccgccgcccggcgcctccCCCTACCCGGGGCTCGAGTGCTCCGGCACCATCCTCGCGCTCGGGGCCAACGTGCCCCCGCGCTGGGCCGTCGGCGACCAG GTGTGCGCGCTGCTTACCGGTGGCGGGTATGCGGAGAGGGTGGTGGTGCCGGCGGGGCAGCTGCTCCCGGTGCCGGAGGGGGTGTCCCTGACCGACGCCGCCGGCTTGCCCGAGGTGGCCTGCACCGTCTGGTCCACCGTCTTCATGACCAGCCACCTCTCCCCCGGCGAATCCTTCCTt ATCCATGGCGGATCGAGTGGAATCGGTACATTCGCTATACAGATTGCGAAGCACCTTGGTGTTAAGGTTTTTGTTACTGCAG GAAGCGAAGAAAAACTAGCTGCCTGCAAAGGTTTGGGAGCGGATGTATGCATAAACTACAAAACTGAAGATTTTGTAGCGCGCGTAAAAGAAGAAACCGATGGAAAGG GTGTTGATGTCATTCTGGACAATATCGGCGCATCTTATCTCCAGCGCAATCTGAACAGCTTAGCTGTTGATGGTAGACTCTTCATCATCGGTTTCATGGGAGGCACTACAACTGAAGTGAACCTGCAGGCGATGCTTGCCCGAAGATTGACCATACAAG CTGCTGGATTGCGGAACAGAAGCCTCGCTAACAAAGCCCAGATCGTCAGCGAGGTGGAGAAGAACGTGTGGCCTGCCGTCGTGTCGGGCAAGGTGAAGCCGGTGATTTACAAGACATTCCCTCTGTCTGAAGCAGCTGAATCTCACAAGTTGATGGAGACGAGCTCCCACATTGGCAAGATACTGCTGATTCCATGA